In one window of Niallia sp. Man26 DNA:
- a CDS encoding LysR family transcriptional regulator, whose amino-acid sequence MNLHGLRLFHHVASVGSFTKAAEILRISQPAVSSQIKQFESELGIPLFHKNGKKFTITPFGETLAQKAALFFAHEKQLEQFVQDYKTAKKGRLHIAATYLPANFLIPQWAAAFKADNEEVEISITTRNSQDAFGELIHYKADIAMYAGGREEQMEEVEWRELFQDEIWFVVSPQHRLANCTVSLEDVMKEPFIMREAGSSTRERLFSLCQTHRVTPPKIALQFTGLNEAVRSVMTGYGVNFVSSLVVKEYVKTGQLARVFVEVAPIKNIIAICTRKGENLPPVVKEFIRLCMESSKHNDAKK is encoded by the coding sequence ATGAACCTTCACGGATTAAGGCTGTTTCATCATGTAGCTAGTGTTGGCAGCTTTACTAAAGCTGCTGAAATTCTGCGGATCAGTCAGCCAGCTGTTTCTAGCCAAATAAAGCAATTTGAAAGTGAACTAGGAATTCCTTTGTTTCATAAGAATGGAAAAAAGTTTACGATAACCCCATTTGGAGAAACGTTAGCGCAAAAAGCAGCGTTGTTTTTTGCTCATGAAAAACAACTAGAACAATTTGTGCAAGACTATAAAACAGCGAAAAAAGGACGGCTTCACATTGCTGCAACCTATCTGCCTGCTAACTTCTTAATCCCGCAATGGGCAGCAGCATTCAAAGCAGATAATGAAGAGGTAGAGATTAGTATTACGACGAGAAATTCACAGGATGCTTTTGGTGAATTGATTCATTATAAGGCGGATATAGCCATGTATGCGGGCGGAAGGGAAGAGCAAATGGAGGAAGTAGAGTGGCGGGAGCTTTTTCAGGATGAGATTTGGTTCGTCGTTTCCCCGCAGCATAGGCTTGCGAACTGTACGGTATCACTTGAGGATGTTATGAAAGAGCCTTTTATCATGAGAGAAGCAGGTAGCTCAACAAGGGAAAGACTCTTTTCCTTATGTCAAACACATCGGGTAACGCCGCCAAAAATTGCTTTGCAGTTTACAGGCTTAAATGAGGCTGTCCGTTCTGTTATGACAGGCTATGGCGTTAACTTTGTGTCCTCGCTAGTTGTTAAGGAGTATGTGAAGACAGGACAGCTTGCGAGGGTGTTTGTTGAAGTAGCGCCAATAAAGAATATTATTGCCATTTGTACACGCAAAGGCGAGAATCTTCCTCCCGTAGTAAAGGAATTTATTCGCTTATGTATGGAAAGCAGCAAGCACAATGATGCAAAAAAATAG
- a CDS encoding helix-turn-helix transcriptional regulator, with product MAIVINIDVMLAKRKMSVTELSEKVGITMANLSILKNGKAKAIRIATLEAICKALDCQPGDILEYRPDDI from the coding sequence ATGGCAATTGTAATAAATATAGATGTGATGTTAGCGAAACGAAAAATGAGCGTGACAGAGCTCTCGGAGAAAGTCGGCATCACCATGGCGAACCTCTCCATCTTGAAAAACGGGAAAGCAAAAGCAATACGGATTGCTACTTTGGAAGCAATTTGTAAGGCGCTGGATTGCCAACCTGGAGACATTTTAGAGTACCGGCCAGATGATATTTAA
- a CDS encoding ABC-2 transporter permease, translating into MFNSLVFSLCVAFFAFLMTIYPTFNTGQSENNQYKLILSLPVSRLSVINAKYLIIILWWLNAYISTTVILIILKSIVDINIPSILDIKIILLSLSLTYILTSIFYPLYFKFGFQIASTTVTVIFFILTSGLGKLLSLELKMITILIEHPIISVSFITVIFVLASYLFTAYSFIKKIL; encoded by the coding sequence ATATTTAATTCTCTTGTATTTAGTTTGTGTGTTGCCTTTTTTGCTTTTTTAATGACAATCTATCCAACCTTTAATACAGGTCAAAGTGAAAACAATCAATACAAACTTATATTAAGTTTACCTGTTAGTAGGCTTTCAGTTATAAATGCAAAATACTTAATAATTATTTTATGGTGGTTAAATGCCTATATATCTACTACAGTAATTCTTATTATTTTAAAAAGTATAGTGGATATTAACATACCTTCTATCCTGGATATTAAAATAATATTACTTTCTTTAAGTTTAACCTATATTTTAACTTCTATTTTCTATCCACTTTACTTTAAGTTTGGATTTCAAATTGCTAGTACAACAGTAACTGTAATATTTTTCATTTTGACAAGTGGGTTAGGAAAATTATTATCCTTAGAGCTAAAAATGATTACTATTTTAATAGAACATCCGATTATTTCTGTTTCTTTTATTACAGTAATTTTTGTTTTAGCATCTTATCTTTTCACTGCTTATAGCTTTATCAAAAAAATCTTATAA
- a CDS encoding DUF2975 domain-containing protein, whose protein sequence is MKRGSTSFLKLAVFLLGIPVLVLGILGLTWLPSHTANPDYAEALYPIVTIMYASAAPYFYALFQAFRLLNYIDHNHAFSEESVVALKWIKYCAISISCLYVIMLPFVFFVAQLDDAPGLVLFGMVPIFAAIVVAVFAAVLQKLLKEAIVIKDENEHTI, encoded by the coding sequence ATGAAACGAGGTTCCACTTCTTTTTTAAAATTAGCTGTTTTTCTTTTAGGGATTCCAGTTTTAGTTCTAGGGATTTTAGGTTTAACTTGGTTGCCTTCACATACTGCAAATCCAGACTATGCTGAAGCTTTATATCCTATAGTTACTATAATGTATGCATCAGCAGCACCTTATTTTTATGCGTTGTTTCAAGCATTCCGACTTTTAAATTATATTGATCATAACCATGCATTTTCTGAAGAATCAGTGGTTGCTTTGAAATGGATAAAATACTGTGCCATTTCAATTAGTTGCTTGTATGTTATTATGCTGCCATTCGTATTTTTTGTAGCACAACTAGACGATGCTCCCGGACTTGTCCTTTTTGGTATGGTTCCTATTTTTGCAGCAATCGTCGTTGCAGTGTTTGCTGCTGTCCTTCAAAAGCTACTAAAAGAGGCAATTGTAATTAAAGATGAAAACGAGCATACGATTTGA
- a CDS encoding response regulator transcription factor yields the protein MIRIVIAEDQRLLLGALGSLLDLEDDITVVGKANNGEEAIQLVKEKNPDICIMDIEMPAKTGLEAAEELMSHPCKVIILTTFARSGYFQRALKAGVSAYLLKDSPSDDLAKSIRSVMEGKRIYAPELIDDVYKEENPLTEREKEVLMLVANGKNTKEIAQELSIKTGTVRNYISMILDKLEVKNRIEAITRFKEKGWFK from the coding sequence ATGATCAGGATTGTCATTGCCGAAGACCAGCGCCTTCTTTTAGGTGCATTGGGTTCATTGCTTGATTTAGAAGATGATATCACGGTTGTCGGCAAAGCAAACAATGGGGAAGAAGCAATCCAGCTAGTCAAGGAAAAAAATCCTGATATTTGTATAATGGATATAGAGATGCCTGCCAAAACAGGCTTGGAAGCAGCGGAAGAACTCATGAGCCATCCATGCAAAGTCATTATTTTAACTACCTTTGCCAGGTCAGGCTATTTCCAGCGTGCATTGAAAGCGGGCGTATCAGCCTATTTGCTCAAGGATAGTCCAAGTGATGATTTGGCAAAAAGCATCCGCAGTGTGATGGAAGGAAAAAGAATTTACGCACCAGAATTAATTGATGATGTATACAAAGAAGAAAATCCCCTTACAGAGCGGGAAAAAGAAGTTCTTATGCTGGTTGCAAATGGAAAAAACACAAAAGAAATTGCCCAAGAGCTATCCATTAAGACAGGAACAGTGCGAAATTATATCAGCATGATACTGGATAAACTGGAAGTTAAAAATCGCATAGAAGCCATCACCAGATTTAAGGAAAAAGGATGGTTCAAGTAA
- a CDS encoding fatty acid desaturase, which yields MNIKNLKQLRTAVAPFEKSAMKASIWQLANTILPFVLLWYLAYKSLSISYILTFVISIAAAGFLVRIFIIFHDCCHFSFFKNRKANKILGTITGILTLFPYSKWQHSHSIHHATSSNLDKRGVGDLWMMTIDEYENASFFVKIQYRLYRNPFIMFILGPIYEFLLANRFNRKGARWKERLNTYATNISIVLLVILLGSTLGWSSFLLVQLPIFLISGSVGVWLFYVQHTFEDTYFEEDENWDYVKAAVEGSSYYHLPKWMQWLTGNIGYHHVHHLSPRVPNYNLELVHNQTEPLRNVPTVTLASSLRSLKFRLWDEKDKKFISFHEWKKQKKSLDLSAGSEIQ from the coding sequence ATGAATATAAAAAACTTAAAACAATTGAGAACGGCTGTAGCGCCCTTTGAGAAATCCGCTATGAAAGCAAGTATCTGGCAGCTTGCCAATACTATTCTGCCCTTTGTTTTACTCTGGTACTTAGCCTACAAAAGCTTGAGTATTTCTTATATTTTAACCTTTGTCATTTCAATTGCTGCGGCAGGATTTTTGGTAAGAATTTTTATCATTTTCCATGATTGCTGCCACTTTTCTTTCTTTAAGAATCGTAAGGCTAATAAGATTTTAGGGACAATTACAGGAATCCTGACTTTATTTCCTTACAGCAAATGGCAGCATAGCCACTCTATTCACCATGCAACAAGCAGCAACCTGGATAAGCGTGGTGTCGGTGATTTATGGATGATGACGATTGATGAGTATGAAAATGCCTCTTTTTTTGTAAAGATACAATATCGTTTGTATCGCAATCCATTCATTATGTTTATCTTAGGACCTATTTATGAATTCCTTTTAGCTAATCGCTTTAACCGTAAAGGTGCTAGATGGAAAGAACGGCTAAATACGTACGCAACTAATATTTCCATTGTGTTATTAGTTATTCTCCTTGGCAGTACGCTTGGCTGGTCCTCTTTCTTGCTTGTACAGCTGCCTATTTTTCTTATTTCTGGCTCTGTTGGAGTATGGTTATTTTATGTGCAGCATACTTTTGAAGATACTTACTTTGAGGAAGATGAAAATTGGGATTATGTAAAGGCTGCTGTAGAAGGAAGCTCCTACTATCACCTGCCTAAATGGATGCAATGGCTGACTGGCAATATTGGCTATCATCATGTGCACCATTTAAGTCCAAGGGTTCCTAATTACAATCTAGAGCTTGTTCATAACCAGACCGAGCCCCTGAGAAATGTGCCAACTGTCACACTGGCAAGCAGTCTTCGTTCTTTAAAATTCCGGTTGTGGGATGAAAAAGACAAAAAGTTTATCAGTTTCCATGAATGGAAAAAACAAAAGAAGTCCCTTGACTTGTCTGCCGGATCAGAAATCCAATAA
- a CDS encoding CPBP family intramembrane glutamic endopeptidase produces MKKYILNYYLWIFILYLCCMKFIPYLVLYPFYWMGVGIESTAFDGYLEVNKPIQYYITFFKLLAILSCIIALYKWSNLFIKRKLVIKWADLGWAILLLFLKFILTALLIGLLFLLGKDPDFTVPKNQQKAEEFIQMTGLSVITIIILAPIIEEFFFRKIIVGHLFFRHKYIGVIVSGLLFGGVHVIAGFTLQAFIAYTVMGLLFGFVYVKTGRLETSIIAHGVNNLIALLKLI; encoded by the coding sequence ATGAAGAAATACATACTTAATTATTATTTATGGATTTTTATTTTATATTTGTGCTGTATGAAATTCATTCCATATCTGGTGTTATATCCGTTTTACTGGATGGGTGTTGGAATTGAGTCGACTGCTTTTGATGGATATCTGGAAGTTAATAAACCAATTCAGTACTATATTACTTTTTTTAAACTACTAGCAATACTTTCTTGCATAATAGCTTTATATAAATGGTCAAACTTGTTCATTAAAAGAAAGCTAGTAATTAAATGGGCTGATTTAGGATGGGCTATATTGTTGCTGTTTCTAAAATTTATTCTTACTGCACTGTTAATAGGGCTGCTTTTTCTATTAGGAAAAGATCCAGACTTCACAGTTCCTAAAAATCAACAGAAAGCAGAAGAGTTTATACAAATGACTGGCCTTTCTGTCATTACTATTATAATTTTGGCTCCAATTATCGAAGAATTCTTTTTTAGAAAGATTATTGTTGGGCATTTATTTTTTAGGCATAAATATATAGGTGTTATCGTAAGCGGACTTCTATTTGGGGGCGTACATGTTATAGCAGGTTTCACCTTGCAGGCTTTTATTGCTTATACGGTGATGGGCTTGTTGTTTGGATTCGTTTACGTTAAGACAGGAAGATTGGAAACTTCTATAATTGCACATGGTGTAAATAATCTTATTGCATTATTAAAATTGATTTAG
- a CDS encoding sensor histidine kinase encodes MIKRLEVLKKSTGISPYIWTLLTILPFYFIFHASSAVDVISGIILTILFFLFYRFAYLSKGWTIYLWPSLLIGISTFAIYAYSYVYFSFFLSYFIGNIKKQIPYFILYFIHLAVTTFAIYFKVIIGDPLLLKQLPFVLIIWFGVILLPLTIHNRKERGQLQEKLEDANKRISNLVKLEERQRIARDLHDTLGQKLSLIGLKSDLARKLVYKDPEQARLELKDIQHTSRTALNEVRKMVSEMRGIKLKDELLLVKKILEAAEISLISDIASNLKISSIAENIMSMCLKEAVTNVVRHSNATSCYISISQNKKETIMKIKDNGTSPFKEEDAHKGNGLAGMRERLDFINGTIEITAKEGTILHISVPHDGKIMEREDLL; translated from the coding sequence ATGATAAAAAGATTAGAGGTTTTAAAAAAAAGCACCGGTATTTCTCCTTATATTTGGACATTACTTACTATTTTGCCCTTTTATTTTATATTCCACGCCTCTTCAGCAGTTGATGTGATATCTGGTATTATCCTTACTATTTTATTTTTTCTATTTTACAGATTTGCTTACCTTTCAAAAGGTTGGACGATATATTTATGGCCGTCCCTTTTAATCGGGATATCCACTTTTGCTATTTATGCATACAGCTATGTATATTTTTCTTTTTTCCTTTCCTATTTTATCGGAAATATAAAGAAACAGATTCCTTATTTCATCTTATATTTTATACACCTGGCAGTTACAACATTCGCCATTTACTTCAAGGTGATAATTGGTGATCCCTTGCTGTTAAAGCAGCTTCCCTTTGTGTTAATCATCTGGTTTGGTGTTATTTTATTGCCATTGACCATCCATAACCGCAAAGAGAGAGGCCAGCTGCAGGAAAAGCTGGAAGATGCGAATAAGCGTATATCCAATTTAGTTAAACTAGAGGAAAGACAGCGAATAGCAAGAGATCTTCATGATACACTTGGTCAAAAGCTATCCCTTATTGGCTTAAAGAGTGATTTAGCAAGAAAATTAGTCTATAAGGACCCAGAACAAGCGCGCTTGGAGCTTAAAGATATTCAGCATACTTCAAGAACTGCATTAAATGAAGTCAGAAAAATGGTCTCTGAAATGCGCGGTATAAAATTAAAAGACGAGCTCCTCCTTGTAAAAAAAATATTAGAAGCAGCCGAAATAAGCCTAATTAGTGATATAGCTTCCAATCTTAAAATTTCTTCAATTGCAGAAAACATTATGAGTATGTGTTTAAAAGAAGCTGTTACTAATGTAGTTCGGCATAGCAATGCCACCTCTTGCTACATAAGCATCAGCCAAAACAAAAAAGAAACAATTATGAAAATCAAAGATAATGGCACCAGTCCTTTTAAGGAAGAAGATGCTCATAAAGGAAACGGATTAGCAGGCATGAGAGAAAGATTGGATTTTATCAACGGTACTATCGAGATTACCGCTAAAGAAGGAACGATATTACATATATCTGTTCCACATGATGGAAAAATAATGGAACGGGAGGACTTACTATGA
- the rbsC gene encoding ribose ABC transporter permease RbsC, producing MMNAITQKLGPLLGLIILVIIVSILNPSFLEPLNLLNLLRQVAINALIAFGMTFVILTGGIDLSVGAILALSSALTAGMMVAGVDPIVAILVGCILGALMGMVNGLFITKGKMAPFIATLATMTIFRGLTLVYTGGNPITGLGDNYLFQLFGRGYFLGIPVPAITMILAFAFLFILLHKTPFGRKTYAIGGNEKAALISGIKVPKVKIMIYSLSGMLAALAGAILTSRLNSAQPTAGTSYELDAIAAVVLGGTSLSGGKGRIFGTLIGALIIGTLNNGLNLLGVSSFYQMVVKGIVILIAVLLDRKK from the coding sequence ATGATGAATGCAATTACCCAAAAGTTAGGACCATTACTAGGTTTAATAATATTAGTTATTATTGTGTCCATTTTAAATCCTAGTTTTCTAGAACCATTGAATCTCTTAAATCTTTTAAGACAGGTTGCGATTAATGCACTTATTGCTTTTGGGATGACCTTTGTGATTTTAACTGGAGGAATTGATTTATCTGTCGGAGCTATTCTTGCTTTATCTAGTGCGTTGACAGCAGGGATGATGGTAGCTGGTGTAGATCCGATTGTGGCAATCTTAGTTGGCTGTATTCTTGGTGCTTTGATGGGAATGGTAAACGGACTATTTATAACAAAGGGAAAAATGGCTCCTTTTATTGCAACACTTGCAACAATGACGATTTTCAGAGGATTAACACTTGTTTATACTGGTGGAAATCCGATAACTGGTCTTGGTGATAACTACCTGTTTCAGTTATTTGGTCGTGGTTATTTCCTAGGTATACCTGTTCCAGCTATTACGATGATTCTTGCATTTGCTTTCTTATTCATTCTTCTGCACAAAACCCCATTTGGTCGCAAAACATATGCGATTGGTGGAAATGAAAAAGCAGCTTTAATATCAGGTATTAAAGTACCAAAAGTAAAAATCATGATTTATAGTCTATCCGGAATGCTTGCAGCTTTGGCTGGTGCAATTCTTACTTCTCGCTTAAATTCAGCACAGCCTACAGCTGGCACTTCCTATGAACTTGATGCGATTGCAGCAGTTGTATTAGGTGGGACAAGCCTTTCAGGAGGAAAAGGAAGAATTTTCGGGACACTTATCGGTGCGTTAATCATCGGTACCTTAAATAACGGCTTGAATCTTCTTGGAGTTTCATCCTTTTACCAAATGGTAGTTAAAGGAATCGTTATATTAATTGCAGTATTACTTGATCGTAAAAAGTAG
- a CDS encoding ABC transporter ATP-binding protein has product MKSILELNKVSKNLMDFSLQEISFTLNKGTIMGFVGPNGAGKSTTIRCIMDLIHIDSGSIKLFEIDTSKELKKLKQRIGFVYDQDVYFEDLSVKKNKNIISRFYEHWNDDIFHQYIHEFGVPLKKSVKHLSKGTKMKFALAIALSHHAELIIMDEPTTGLDPVFRKELLDILLKVIQDTDTSIFFSTHITTDLEQVADYITFILDGKIIFCSKTNELLEKYSLINGPKKLTELVKSANPISLKETELAFQAFFESKEINKFKLNTELTIQKPTLEEIIYYLVKQ; this is encoded by the coding sequence ATGAAAAGTATTTTAGAATTAAATAAAGTGAGTAAAAATTTAATGGACTTTTCTTTGCAAGAAATTAGTTTTACTTTAAACAAAGGTACTATTATGGGTTTTGTTGGGCCAAACGGTGCAGGGAAAAGTACTACTATCCGATGTATCATGGATTTAATCCACATTGATAGCGGCAGCATTAAGCTTTTTGAAATTGATACAAGCAAGGAATTGAAAAAGTTAAAGCAACGTATCGGGTTTGTCTATGATCAGGATGTGTACTTTGAAGATTTAAGTGTGAAAAAAAACAAAAATATTATTTCGAGATTTTATGAGCATTGGAATGATGATATTTTCCATCAATATATCCATGAGTTTGGGGTTCCACTAAAAAAATCAGTAAAACACTTATCAAAGGGAACAAAAATGAAATTTGCACTCGCTATAGCGTTATCTCATCATGCGGAACTTATCATTATGGACGAACCGACTACTGGCCTTGATCCAGTCTTTAGAAAAGAACTCTTGGATATATTATTAAAGGTTATTCAGGATACAGATACATCCATATTCTTTTCTACACATATTACTACTGATTTAGAACAAGTTGCTGATTATATTACATTCATTCTTGATGGGAAAATTATTTTTTGTAGTAAAACTAATGAATTACTAGAAAAATATTCATTAATAAATGGACCGAAAAAACTTACAGAGTTGGTCAAATCTGCAAACCCCATTTCGTTGAAAGAAACAGAACTAGCATTTCAGGCATTTTTCGAAAGTAAGGAAATTAATAAATTTAAATTAAACACCGAACTAACCATCCAAAAACCTACACTCGAAGAAATAATCTACTATCTAGTGAAACAATAA
- a CDS encoding O-methyltransferase encodes MKIDKTWSSVDHYFTERLQPESKELEYVRDNNQKNGLPEIDVTPTQGKFLAMLAQLKGAKNILEIGTLGGYSTIWLARTLPQDGKLVTLETDPNHVTTAQENINSAGLTDKVTIIEGDALNTLPTLQNTGFGEFDFIFIDADKPNNPHYIKWAIQLAAKGAVIVSDNVVRDGEVINKNSSDEKVIGVRKFIDILAEDERVDSVGIQTVGEKGYDGFVLTLVH; translated from the coding sequence ATGAAAATTGATAAAACTTGGAGTTCCGTTGACCACTATTTTACGGAGCGGCTTCAGCCAGAAAGTAAAGAATTGGAGTATGTTAGAGACAATAATCAAAAGAATGGACTTCCCGAAATTGATGTCACTCCAACACAAGGAAAATTTCTCGCCATGCTCGCACAGCTTAAAGGAGCCAAAAACATTTTAGAAATCGGCACTCTCGGCGGCTACAGCACCATTTGGCTGGCCCGCACACTCCCCCAAGACGGCAAACTAGTCACCCTAGAAACAGACCCCAACCATGTAACAACAGCTCAAGAAAATATAAACTCAGCAGGATTAACAGATAAAGTTACTATTATTGAAGGTGACGCACTAAACACATTGCCTACATTACAAAACACAGGCTTCGGCGAGTTTGATTTTATTTTCATCGATGCAGACAAACCAAATAATCCCCACTATATAAAATGGGCAATCCAATTGGCTGCAAAAGGCGCAGTGATTGTTTCCGATAATGTGGTTCGCGACGGAGAAGTGATAAATAAGAACAGCTCCGATGAAAAAGTAATTGGAGTCAGGAAATTTATCGACATCCTTGCAGAAGATGAACGAGTTGATTCTGTTGGTATCCAGACAGTAGGAGAAAAAGGATATGACGGATTTGTATTAACATTGGTTCATTAA
- the rbsB gene encoding ribose ABC transporter substrate-binding protein RbsB encodes MKKLIVLCLSLTLMLLSACSMQPPSWAKPDKKKDLEDIKIGLSVSTLNNPFFVSLRDGVVKEAKSLGMEVIIVDAQNDSAKQVNDVEDLIQQGVDALLINPTDSASISTAVQSANNIGIPVVTLDRSADKGIVEALVASDNIKGGEMAANYMIEKLGEKAQVIELEGVPGASATRERGQGFHNIADEKLTIIAKQAADFDRTKGLTVMENLLQANPDVKAVFAHNDEMALGAIEAINSSGKDVMVIGFDGNDDALNAIKSGDMEATVAQQPELIGKLAVDAARDVLQGKKVEEIIAAPLKLVTKDN; translated from the coding sequence ATGAAAAAATTAATCGTTTTATGTTTATCACTAACACTTATGCTTCTAAGTGCGTGTTCCATGCAACCGCCTAGCTGGGCAAAACCAGATAAAAAGAAGGATTTAGAAGATATTAAAATTGGCTTATCGGTTTCTACATTAAACAACCCATTCTTTGTTTCTTTAAGAGATGGTGTGGTTAAAGAAGCGAAAAGCTTAGGGATGGAAGTTATTATCGTCGATGCACAAAATGATTCTGCCAAACAAGTTAACGATGTGGAGGATTTAATTCAGCAAGGGGTAGATGCTTTGCTTATAAACCCAACCGATTCGGCATCTATTTCAACAGCAGTTCAATCAGCAAATAATATTGGCATACCAGTAGTTACTTTGGATCGTTCTGCAGATAAAGGAATAGTAGAAGCATTAGTAGCTTCAGATAATATAAAAGGTGGAGAAATGGCCGCAAACTATATGATAGAAAAGTTAGGAGAAAAAGCACAAGTTATTGAATTAGAAGGAGTTCCAGGGGCATCAGCTACAAGGGAAAGAGGTCAGGGCTTTCATAATATAGCAGATGAAAAATTGACTATCATTGCTAAACAGGCAGCAGATTTTGATCGGACAAAAGGATTAACTGTTATGGAGAATCTTCTGCAAGCAAACCCAGATGTTAAAGCAGTATTTGCTCATAACGATGAAATGGCATTAGGAGCAATCGAGGCAATTAATAGCTCTGGTAAGGATGTTATGGTCATTGGATTTGACGGAAATGACGACGCATTAAATGCGATTAAATCAGGAGACATGGAAGCGACAGTTGCTCAACAACCTGAGTTAATTGGTAAGCTTGCTGTGGATGCTGCAAGAGATGTTTTACAAGGTAAAAAGGTAGAGGAAATTATCGCTGCACCGCTTAAATTAGTTACAAAAGATAATTAA